The Epilithonimonas zeae genome contains a region encoding:
- a CDS encoding Crp/Fnr family transcriptional regulator: MITAFKNYILSKGVLTDEEFNFSAQFFKPVHLKKGEYFIQEDKICRYIGFIVVGAVKAYAIDKEGKENITCFKFENEFVTSFSEFVAQEKSRRNIRTIEDSVIYRISYTDYQHLLSRVTAWNVIIRSVVEHEYNQKESYLLNYNNKPAMDKYHHVLYKEQMLVHRVSTQDLASYLGITQRSLTRAKGQLLRSNVL; encoded by the coding sequence ATGATAACTGCATTTAAAAATTATATATTGTCAAAAGGGGTGTTAACAGACGAAGAATTCAATTTTTCAGCTCAGTTCTTCAAACCGGTGCATCTAAAAAAAGGAGAATATTTCATTCAGGAAGATAAAATTTGCCGTTATATTGGATTTATTGTTGTTGGTGCTGTAAAAGCATATGCTATCGACAAAGAAGGAAAAGAGAATATAACCTGTTTTAAGTTTGAAAATGAATTTGTTACGTCATTTTCGGAGTTTGTGGCCCAGGAAAAAAGCAGAAGGAATATCAGGACTATAGAAGATAGTGTGATTTACAGGATAAGCTACACGGACTACCAGCATCTCCTTAGTCGGGTAACCGCTTGGAACGTAATTATAAGATCAGTGGTAGAGCATGAGTATAACCAGAAAGAAAGTTATCTGCTGAATTACAACAATAAGCCTGCTATGGATAAGTACCACCATGTCCTGTACAAAGAACAGATGCTTGTTCATCGAGTATCCACTCAGGATCTGGCGTCTTATCTGGGCATTACTCAGCGATCGCTTACGCGTGCAAAGGGACAACTTCTGAGATCTAACGTATTATAG
- a CDS encoding SemiSWEET family transporter yields MDGKFMQVLGWVATGTAMAMYFSYIPQIAHNLNGDKGDWLQPLVAALNCTLWVTYGYIKKPKSDWPIVVANSPGIFFGLFAFITAL; encoded by the coding sequence ATGGATGGGAAATTTATGCAGGTATTAGGATGGGTAGCAACAGGGACTGCAATGGCAATGTATTTTTCATATATCCCACAGATCGCCCATAATTTAAATGGTGATAAGGGTGATTGGCTTCAGCCTTTGGTTGCCGCACTCAATTGTACACTTTGGGTCACTTATGGTTATATTAAAAAACCTAAAAGCGACTGGCCGATCGTGGTCGCGAATTCGCCGGGCATATTCTTTGGTTTGTTCGCATTCATTACTGCCTTATAG
- a CDS encoding AAA family ATPase produces the protein MSIFDLIIDDKEKIRLDDISLNDDNRRVCMQIMKENFYSEELSRYGLPVSNKILLHGTSGCGKTMTAKAMACELNKKILILNLSNVVCSRIGETSQNMRQIFEKAGREKAVLFLDEFDQIGKSRGSDDKDVGEMRRLVNTIIQLIDYFPQNALLICATNHTDIIDAALLRRFQIKLKYELPEKEILDNYYDRILSVFPENVRQITRQYDISFAEAKDHTYTTVKSMLINKWDQNEKEEEICTTK, from the coding sequence ATGAGTATATTTGATCTGATCATAGACGATAAAGAAAAAATAAGGCTTGATGATATTTCTCTAAATGATGACAATCGACGTGTCTGTATGCAAATAATGAAAGAGAACTTCTACAGCGAGGAACTTTCACGTTATGGGTTGCCGGTTAGCAATAAAATTCTGCTTCACGGTACATCTGGATGTGGCAAGACGATGACAGCAAAAGCAATGGCTTGTGAACTCAATAAAAAAATATTGATTTTAAATCTCAGTAATGTGGTTTGCTCACGAATTGGTGAGACGTCACAAAACATGAGGCAGATCTTTGAGAAGGCAGGAAGGGAGAAGGCGGTTTTATTTTTAGACGAATTTGACCAGATCGGGAAATCAAGAGGTAGTGATGATAAAGATGTCGGCGAGATGCGAAGGCTCGTTAACACCATTATTCAACTGATCGACTATTTTCCGCAAAATGCCTTATTGATTTGCGCTACCAATCATACTGATATTATTGACGCGGCATTGTTGAGGAGATTTCAAATAAAATTAAAGTATGAACTGCCAGAAAAAGAAATTCTAGATAACTATTATGATCGTATTCTGTCAGTGTTTCCCGAAAATGTAAGGCAGATAACACGCCAATATGATATTTCATTTGCCGAAGCCAAAGATCACACTTACACCACTGTAAAATCAATGCTGATAAACAAATGGGATCAAAATGAAAAAGAAGAGGAAATATGCACGACGAAATAA
- a CDS encoding HlyD family secretion protein has protein sequence MKNFIKNYWAVFIPIMVLVIALIYLFQNKSSESNKETVIGMVDAEFVDVSASLPGRMIDLLVKEGDEVKEGQVVAQMKTSEIETIQSQMSEAVIVAQNQLDKINRGVEPEVLKSAENLQQIAKQQMDLMNKTYTRFQNLYSEGVISGQERDVIYFKYKAAQKELETANLNVQLLQRGNNQELKNSAQAILNQAKGADELAKEIKDNASIKAPTSGKISTMISNKGEMVNAGYPMMTIQKDDSFFVKFNIRQNQMSKIDKGSIVKMKIPGCTPEEVKGVISDLAPALGYADWVPEKQNGEFELRTFQIKVKPANASSIKGLRSGMTAQLIFE, from the coding sequence ATGAAAAACTTTATAAAAAATTACTGGGCAGTTTTTATTCCGATTATGGTGTTGGTCATTGCTCTGATTTATCTTTTTCAAAATAAATCTTCCGAAAGTAATAAAGAAACTGTCATCGGAATGGTGGATGCAGAATTCGTGGATGTTTCCGCTTCTTTGCCGGGAAGAATGATTGATTTATTGGTAAAAGAAGGTGATGAAGTAAAAGAAGGTCAGGTTGTTGCCCAAATGAAAACTTCAGAAATCGAAACCATTCAGTCGCAAATGTCGGAAGCCGTAATTGTAGCTCAAAATCAATTGGATAAAATCAATCGTGGCGTAGAACCGGAAGTTTTGAAATCAGCGGAAAATCTTCAGCAAATCGCCAAACAACAAATGGATTTGATGAATAAAACCTACACCCGTTTTCAGAATCTTTATTCGGAAGGCGTGATTTCCGGACAGGAAAGAGATGTGATTTATTTCAAATATAAAGCGGCTCAAAAGGAATTGGAAACGGCAAATCTGAATGTTCAGCTTTTACAACGAGGAAATAATCAGGAGCTTAAAAATTCGGCTCAGGCTATTCTGAATCAGGCAAAAGGTGCAGATGAATTGGCAAAAGAAATCAAAGATAATGCTTCTATAAAAGCGCCGACTTCCGGAAAAATTTCCACAATGATTTCCAACAAAGGAGAAATGGTGAATGCAGGTTATCCGATGATGACCATTCAGAAAGACGATTCGTTTTTTGTAAAATTCAATATCCGTCAAAATCAAATGTCCAAAATCGATAAAGGAAGCATTGTGAAAATGAAAATCCCGGGTTGTACTCCGGAAGAAGTGAAAGGTGTGATTTCAGATTTAGCTCCGGCTTTGGGTTACGCAGATTGGGTTCCTGAAAAACAAAACGGTGAATTTGAACTGAGAACTTTCCAGATAAAAGTGAAACCTGCTAATGCAAGCTCGATAAAAGGACTTCGCTCGGGAATGACAGCGCAGCTTATTTTTGAGTAA
- a CDS encoding ABC transporter permease → MKTISQIMIREWKRIFSIPNFYVILLVIPPIIFLFYGFIYQKQFAKELPMAVWDEDQSQVSRMLTDMMEHNEFIQFTQTVHSNAEIEKLMKEGKIFGAVHFPKNMESDVKKNHQSNITLYTNGAYLVPAKMIYKGAAEVIIKGGLAVVLQKAEKQGMSAEKANTLIQPIKLNTTTLYNPDFNYQMYLTPGLITVGLQMALVVASVLILNLEFRRNTIDELFKISTSSSQIVVGKMLAHLCISWILFVLVAYVVFPVYELGKPKTDFNFFLIYTLMSLACIGIGMMLSAISNNLLFVTDVALFFTSPAFVFSGFTFPRWAMPWYDRFYADIMPYTHFLDGFIKLYFMELPLSYATPEIFKLLVFIGITFPLSIVFFQKKVNQYLKENRV, encoded by the coding sequence TTGAAAACCATCAGCCAAATTATGATTCGGGAGTGGAAACGGATTTTTTCGATTCCGAATTTTTATGTGATTTTGCTGGTCATTCCACCGATTATTTTTCTCTTTTACGGATTTATTTATCAGAAACAATTTGCGAAAGAACTTCCGATGGCAGTTTGGGACGAAGACCAATCTCAGGTTTCCCGTATGCTGACCGATATGATGGAACATAATGAGTTTATTCAATTTACTCAAACGGTTCACAGCAATGCAGAAATTGAAAAATTGATGAAAGAAGGCAAAATCTTCGGTGCAGTTCATTTTCCAAAAAATATGGAATCTGATGTCAAGAAAAATCATCAGTCCAATATTACACTTTATACCAACGGAGCATATCTGGTTCCTGCGAAAATGATTTATAAGGGTGCTGCCGAAGTTATTATCAAAGGTGGACTGGCGGTCGTTCTTCAAAAAGCTGAAAAGCAAGGAATGTCCGCTGAGAAAGCAAACACATTGATTCAGCCTATAAAACTGAATACGACAACATTGTACAATCCGGATTTTAACTATCAGATGTATCTCACACCAGGATTGATTACGGTCGGACTTCAAATGGCTTTGGTTGTGGCATCTGTCTTAATTTTAAATCTTGAATTTAGACGAAATACAATCGACGAACTTTTTAAGATTTCAACTTCATCTTCGCAGATTGTAGTCGGGAAAATGTTGGCTCATCTTTGCATTTCGTGGATACTTTTTGTGTTGGTTGCTTACGTTGTTTTTCCTGTTTATGAATTGGGAAAACCCAAAACCGATTTCAATTTTTTTCTGATTTATACGTTGATGTCTTTGGCTTGTATCGGGATTGGAATGATGCTTTCCGCGATTTCCAATAATCTTCTTTTTGTGACGGATGTTGCTCTGTTTTTTACATCTCCGGCTTTCGTTTTCAGTGGTTTTACATTTCCGAGATGGGCAATGCCTTGGTACGACCGGTTTTACGCGGACATAATGCCTTATACGCATTTTTTGGACGGATTCATCAAACTCTATTTTATGGAACTTCCGTTGTCTTATGCAACTCCGGAAATTTTCAAATTGCTGGTTTTTATTGGAATTACATTTCCTTTGAGCATTGTATTTTTTCAGAAAAAAGTCAATCAATATCTTAAAGAAAATCGGGTATGA
- a CDS encoding YggS family pyridoxal phosphate-dependent enzyme → MHDEIINNLNSILNRIENACIAANRDPDTVKLLLATKTVSAERIRIALQNGQTLIAENKVQELKEKFDVLKDSKHTNHFIGHLQSNKIKDILKYEVTCIQSVDRISLAEKLHQKLQLENKSMDIFIQVNTSGEESKFGAHPDETISLIREIAQLNTLKIKGLMTIGLFSAETEKVRHCFRLLKDIQQQIISLDIPNVEMTELSMGMSNDLETAIEEGATIIRVGTAVFGQRMYPDSYYWNENKEDKK, encoded by the coding sequence ATGCACGACGAAATAATTAATAATTTGAACAGCATTTTGAATAGAATAGAAAATGCCTGTATTGCAGCCAATCGAGATCCTGATACAGTCAAGCTTTTGCTGGCTACGAAAACCGTTTCTGCTGAGCGAATCAGGATTGCTTTGCAGAACGGACAGACATTAATAGCAGAAAACAAAGTGCAGGAACTCAAAGAAAAGTTTGATGTATTAAAAGATAGCAAACATACGAATCATTTCATCGGCCATCTGCAATCCAATAAAATCAAAGATATTCTTAAATATGAAGTCACCTGCATTCAATCCGTAGATCGTATAAGTTTGGCCGAAAAACTACACCAAAAGCTGCAGCTGGAAAACAAAAGTATGGACATCTTTATTCAGGTCAATACTTCGGGTGAAGAAAGTAAGTTTGGAGCGCATCCGGACGAGACCATAAGCCTGATTCGTGAAATCGCTCAATTAAATACTCTTAAAATAAAAGGCTTAATGACTATAGGTCTGTTCAGTGCAGAAACGGAAAAAGTCCGCCATTGTTTCCGTTTATTGAAAGATATTCAACAGCAAATCATCTCCTTGGATATTCCTAATGTAGAAATGACAGAACTGTCTATGGGGATGAGTAATGATCTTGAGACGGCTATCGAGGAAGGGGCGACAATTATTAGGGTTGGTACTGCGGTGTTCGGACAAAGAATGTATCCTGACAGTTATTATTGGAACGAAAATAAAGAAGATAAGAAATAA
- a CDS encoding GNAT family N-acetyltransferase: MDYKIKKASLENLEETAELFNLYRIFYRQESDLEKGKEFLKERFLNSESDIFLVVVDDKAVGFVQLYKLFHYTKLQKQWLLSDLFVHPDHRGKGFSVALINRSKQWCEETGACGLMLETEKTNDIGNSLYPRCGFEYDGLHNYYHWWL, from the coding sequence ATGGATTACAAAATTAAAAAAGCCAGTTTAGAGAACTTGGAGGAAACAGCAGAATTATTCAATCTTTATCGTATTTTTTACCGTCAGGAATCTGACCTGGAAAAAGGAAAAGAATTTCTGAAAGAACGTTTCTTAAACAGCGAGTCGGATATTTTTTTGGTTGTTGTAGATGATAAAGCGGTGGGTTTTGTGCAATTGTATAAACTGTTTCATTATACCAAATTACAAAAACAATGGTTGTTGAGCGATCTTTTTGTTCATCCCGATCACAGAGGAAAAGGATTTTCGGTTGCACTGATAAACCGAAGTAAACAATGGTGCGAAGAAACCGGAGCATGCGGATTGATGCTGGAAACTGAAAAAACCAACGATATAGGCAATTCTCTTTATCCTCGCTGCGGATTTGAATATGATGGACTGCACAATTATTACCATTGGTGGTTATAA
- a CDS encoding ABC transporter permease has product MKEIFDILKRELRNVSKDSSLFLILLLAPILYAFMYGSIYLNKGEEKVKLALIDNDGTAISRTLTEQFDSTPMIEIIPSSDINDAQEKMYQGDVQGYFYIESGFEKAILSQKQTNVNLVLNASRFLPSSDLLSTVTKVCLTVGAGVRKTYFNKQGMGEDESMKMTNPINMDYRPLYNSGMTYGSFLLPGLLAIILQQTLLIGVAAAFTSEREENKLLNLYQISRQSISKMIFGKSLLYFFAFMIFGLFFSIVNFSVFGVEIRGNYFDLAVISALFIATIIVFGMLIGSFFKTKLFAFQVLVFSSYPIFLITGYSMPYQALPKFVQMLSDTLPTSPFLKTYISIVQSGGSLSDNLSSVIHLVILWIIFEFLLILRIKYLIKNNVISS; this is encoded by the coding sequence ATGAAAGAGATTTTCGACATATTGAAAAGAGAACTTAGAAACGTTTCGAAAGATTCGAGTCTGTTTCTGATTTTGCTTTTGGCTCCGATTCTTTACGCATTTATGTACGGAAGTATTTATCTGAATAAAGGCGAAGAAAAAGTAAAACTGGCTCTGATTGATAACGACGGAACTGCGATTTCCAGAACATTGACGGAGCAATTTGATTCGACGCCGATGATAGAAATTATCCCGAGCTCTGATATTAATGACGCTCAGGAAAAGATGTATCAAGGGGATGTTCAAGGTTATTTTTATATTGAGTCCGGTTTTGAAAAGGCTATTTTATCGCAAAAACAAACCAATGTGAATCTGGTACTGAATGCCTCAAGGTTTTTGCCTTCCAGCGATTTGCTAAGTACGGTTACCAAAGTTTGTCTGACGGTGGGAGCGGGTGTGAGAAAAACGTATTTCAACAAACAAGGAATGGGAGAGGACGAATCGATGAAAATGACCAATCCGATTAATATGGATTATCGTCCGCTTTATAATTCGGGGATGACATATGGTTCGTTTCTTTTGCCGGGATTATTGGCGATTATTTTACAGCAAACACTTTTGATAGGCGTTGCAGCGGCTTTTACTTCTGAAAGAGAGGAAAATAAATTATTGAATCTTTATCAAATTTCAAGGCAAAGTATTTCTAAAATGATTTTCGGGAAAAGTTTACTTTATTTCTTTGCATTTATGATTTTCGGTTTGTTTTTTTCAATCGTGAATTTTTCCGTTTTCGGAGTTGAGATTAGAGGGAATTATTTTGATTTGGCTGTTATTTCAGCATTATTTATTGCGACAATCATTGTCTTTGGAATGTTGATAGGAAGCTTTTTCAAGACCAAACTTTTTGCTTTTCAGGTTTTGGTATTTTCGTCTTATCCGATTTTTTTAATCACAGGATATTCTATGCCGTATCAGGCTTTGCCGAAGTTTGTTCAGATGTTGTCTGATACTTTACCGACTTCTCCATTTTTGAAAACATACATCTCAATTGTACAATCCGGAGGTTCGCTTTCAGATAATTTAAGTTCTGTAATCCATTTGGTTATTTTATGGATTATATTTGAATTTCTATTGATTTTAAGGATAAAATATTTGATTAAAAATAATGTTATTTCTTCTTGA
- a CDS encoding MBL fold metallo-hydrolase — MLSRIAPKVYQISLMPRNSINCYIIENVLVDSGIRSSYATIKKALHKVSVYQHILTHAHADHQGCSDQICAEFSIPLICHPDEVLRTETGMVTTDYPTPQHWVAKLQQKYWAGQGHKVDRTVVENDRIGNFRVIETPGHSAGHISLFREKDGVLIIGDAATNMNLLTTAVGLRLPPKIFTSDQQRNIQSLEKLAKLNPKIICFGHGPVMRNTNRKFEQFVDKCRVALFKQR; from the coding sequence ATGTTAAGCCGAATTGCTCCCAAAGTGTATCAGATCTCATTGATGCCACGAAATAGTATTAACTGTTATATTATAGAGAATGTATTGGTAGACTCCGGGATTCGGAGTTCGTATGCCACTATAAAAAAAGCACTTCATAAAGTTTCTGTTTACCAGCATATACTGACCCATGCACATGCAGATCATCAAGGTTGTAGTGATCAGATATGCGCTGAGTTCTCAATACCATTGATTTGCCACCCAGACGAAGTTCTCAGAACCGAAACGGGTATGGTAACCACTGATTACCCAACACCGCAACATTGGGTGGCAAAACTACAGCAAAAGTATTGGGCAGGCCAGGGGCATAAAGTTGACCGGACAGTAGTTGAAAATGATCGGATAGGAAACTTTCGGGTAATAGAAACGCCTGGGCATTCGGCAGGCCATATTTCTTTATTCCGTGAGAAAGATGGAGTGCTGATAATCGGAGATGCAGCGACTAATATGAATCTGCTAACTACAGCAGTTGGTCTGCGGCTTCCACCAAAGATATTCACTTCGGATCAGCAGCGCAATATACAGTCACTAGAGAAGTTAGCAAAATTGAACCCAAAAATTATCTGCTTTGGTCACGGACCTGTCATGCGAAATACCAATCGTAAGTTTGAACAATTTGTTGATAAATGCAGGGTTGCTTTATTTAAACAAAGGTAA
- a CDS encoding TolC family protein, with product MRFRKILLASLLIFSSKMLCQQYTLKECIEKGKQNNVVIKLAEQSLETREKLLQSNKNNNLPKVDFLGGYNYIGEPIKINLQQVKDGIVEGSATQSASSANAVYQQITGNPLPQQVQNVIYQTSKDIISAVYPNYNPAIAKQSYFLAGILARQPIYLGGKLNAAKELSRQQVESGKANLKSSQDLTAYNISLNYIQVMYLNSMIQKQEKIVESLENNEKYAQSLLKAEIIPPYLKNWSNITKLQGETNLKNLKLEKENALLTLKDLMGISLDEPIEINEELNENIEVPTFPSLEKNADLKLLLSKKKEAETTHNITKSLSRPNIFAIGNYQFFRNDLPLITPPWLVGIEMQWTLFDPERKSKNLASQSLIKEADLLIDQKQKSVDLATKISENKLISFKEQSETFDAARKQTYTTTEMVRKRMENSLSSVKDVNDALQLQYEAEKLYYTSLVAYQTVIATYFYITGNVENITNYIP from the coding sequence ATGAGATTCAGGAAAATTCTACTTGCCTCACTTCTGATTTTTTCTTCCAAAATGCTTTGTCAGCAATATACATTGAAGGAATGTATAGAAAAAGGAAAGCAAAATAATGTCGTTATAAAGCTGGCGGAGCAATCTTTGGAAACCCGTGAAAAACTTCTGCAATCCAACAAAAACAATAATCTTCCGAAAGTCGATTTTCTTGGTGGTTATAATTACATCGGAGAACCTATCAAAATCAATCTTCAGCAAGTAAAAGACGGAATTGTAGAAGGTTCAGCCACTCAAAGTGCATCTTCTGCCAATGCTGTTTACCAACAGATTACCGGAAATCCACTTCCTCAGCAAGTGCAGAATGTGATTTATCAGACTTCCAAAGATATTATCAGTGCGGTTTATCCCAATTACAATCCTGCGATTGCAAAACAAAGTTATTTCTTGGCAGGAATTCTCGCTCGTCAACCGATTTATTTGGGCGGAAAACTCAATGCTGCAAAAGAGCTTTCTAGACAACAGGTAGAAAGCGGAAAAGCGAATCTGAAATCTTCGCAAGACCTTACAGCCTATAATATTTCATTGAATTATATTCAGGTGATGTATCTCAATTCGATGATTCAAAAACAGGAAAAAATAGTTGAATCTCTTGAAAATAATGAGAAATATGCACAAAGTCTTCTGAAAGCTGAAATCATTCCGCCTTATCTAAAAAACTGGTCAAATATTACAAAGCTTCAGGGCGAAACCAATCTTAAAAACCTGAAACTCGAAAAAGAAAATGCACTTTTGACTTTGAAAGATTTAATGGGAATTTCGCTTGACGAACCAATAGAAATCAATGAAGAACTGAATGAAAATATTGAAGTTCCCACTTTCCCCTCATTAGAAAAAAATGCAGATTTAAAATTATTATTAAGTAAAAAGAAAGAAGCGGAAACGACTCATAATATTACCAAATCTCTTTCCAGACCAAACATTTTCGCCATTGGAAATTATCAGTTTTTCAGAAATGACCTTCCGCTCATCACGCCGCCTTGGCTAGTCGGGATAGAAATGCAATGGACACTTTTTGACCCGGAAAGGAAATCCAAAAATCTAGCTTCACAATCCTTGATAAAAGAAGCCGACCTTTTGATTGACCAGAAACAAAAATCTGTGGATTTGGCAACCAAAATTTCTGAGAATAAATTAATCAGTTTCAAAGAACAGAGTGAAACCTTTGATGCGGCAAGAAAACAAACTTATACGACCACGGAAATGGTAAGGAAAAGAATGGAAAACAGCCTTTCCTCCGTGAAAGATGTAAATGATGCTTTGCAACTCCAATATGAAGCCGAAAAATTGTATTACACGTCTTTGGTGGCTTACCAAACTGTGATTGCGACCTATTTTTATATCACAGGAAACGTCGAAAATATTACCAATTACATTCCTTAA